In a single window of the Halobaculum lipolyticum genome:
- the dph5 gene encoding diphthine synthase, which yields MLTFIGLGLWDERSVTVEGREALRAADHVFAEFYTSRLAGTTVESLQAHHGVDVEVRDRAGVERDPEPILEAAAESDVAFLTAGDTMISTTHVDLRVRAVERGIDTRVIHGVTAQSAASSLTGLQNYRFGKAVTLPFEYAHGADGTPRSVIDGIEANRERGLHTLVYLDIKVAGSSPAGPAEGEPDEYMTADHAAAALARDWDGEAVGVAVARAGSPDPVVAADTLAALGERDFGEPLHMLVVPGELHHLEAEALAELAGCPRAALPDLD from the coding sequence GTGCTCACCTTCATCGGACTCGGGCTGTGGGACGAGCGGTCCGTCACCGTCGAGGGGCGCGAGGCGCTCCGGGCGGCCGACCACGTGTTCGCCGAGTTCTACACCAGCCGCCTCGCCGGCACGACCGTCGAGAGCCTGCAAGCCCACCACGGCGTCGACGTCGAGGTGCGCGACCGCGCGGGCGTCGAGCGCGACCCCGAACCGATCCTCGAGGCCGCCGCCGAGTCGGACGTGGCGTTCCTGACGGCGGGGGACACGATGATCTCGACGACGCACGTCGACCTCCGGGTCCGGGCGGTCGAGCGCGGCATCGACACCCGCGTGATCCACGGCGTCACCGCCCAGTCGGCCGCGTCCTCGCTCACGGGGCTGCAGAACTACCGCTTCGGCAAGGCGGTCACGCTCCCGTTCGAGTACGCCCACGGCGCCGACGGCACGCCGCGGTCGGTGATCGACGGGATCGAAGCGAACCGCGAGCGCGGCCTCCACACGCTCGTGTACCTCGACATCAAGGTCGCCGGCTCCTCGCCGGCCGGTCCCGCCGAGGGCGAACCCGACGAGTACATGACCGCCGACCACGCCGCCGCGGCGCTCGCCCGCGACTGGGACGGCGAGGCGGTCGGCGTGGCAGTCGCGCGGGCGGGCAGCCCCGACCCGGTCGTCGCCGCCGACACGCTCGCGGCGCTTGGCGAGCGCGACTTCGGCGAGCCGCTCCACATGCTCGTCGTTCCCGGGGAGTTGCACCACCTCGAGGCCGAGGCGTTGGCGGAACTGGCAGGCTGTCCGCGGGCGGCGTTGCCGGATCTCGACTGA
- a CDS encoding FkbM family methyltransferase, protein MSRSIVRGYDKFAKFVGSTSVASVPGVRPLGGVIERTVGGIAAGGGPRRVDYQGSALFLDPSDHVGGIIYRTGEYEPEICDRLVRLVDEGGTAIDVGGHIGSHTVSMRDAVGKTGEVFVFEPHPESSSLIEKTINENGWSNVEVFEKCLSETVGEVQLSETDGNTSCSSVDRSNDGDYTVEAIRLSEFLTDRGVQSVDVLKIDIEGAEIEVIRDLDGSLDRIEAIVLELHRHQLSASELSEIYTILDRDGDIVEVDGDPIDTKADFCSGRNNESLVWERES, encoded by the coding sequence ATGTCCAGAAGTATTGTACGCGGCTATGACAAGTTCGCCAAGTTCGTCGGGAGCACGAGCGTCGCGAGCGTTCCGGGTGTACGGCCGCTCGGCGGAGTTATCGAGCGGACTGTCGGGGGTATTGCAGCCGGTGGCGGCCCCCGACGTGTCGATTACCAAGGCAGCGCGTTATTTCTCGACCCCAGTGACCACGTCGGTGGGATCATCTACCGGACCGGTGAGTACGAACCGGAGATCTGTGACCGGCTCGTCCGGCTCGTCGACGAAGGAGGAACGGCGATAGATGTCGGTGGTCACATCGGAAGTCACACCGTCTCGATGCGCGATGCCGTCGGCAAGACTGGCGAGGTGTTCGTCTTCGAGCCACATCCGGAGAGTTCCAGCCTGATCGAGAAGACGATAAACGAGAACGGGTGGTCGAACGTGGAGGTGTTCGAGAAGTGCCTCTCGGAGACGGTCGGGGAGGTGCAGCTGTCCGAAACCGACGGCAATACCTCCTGTTCGTCGGTAGACCGTAGCAACGACGGTGACTACACCGTCGAGGCCATTCGGCTCTCGGAGTTCCTGACCGATCGCGGAGTGCAGTCCGTGGACGTGCTGAAAATCGACATCGAAGGGGCCGAAATCGAAGTGATTCGTGATCTCGATGGCTCCCTCGATCGGATCGAGGCGATCGTGTTGGAACTGCATCGGCATCAGCTGTCGGCGAGCGAGCTCTCCGAGATTTACACGATATTGGATCGAGATGGCGATATCGTCGAGGTCGACGGCGACCCGATCGACACGAAGGCAGACTTCTGTTCCGGGAGGAACAACGAGTCCCTCGTCTGGGAACGGGAGTCGTAA
- the artA gene encoding archaeosortase A, which translates to MASPLTDLLGWVLIATFLAAAGTEHLHRRATGTGRLASLGRRLDAHAVAPERVLATAGWVLFALFWLLLFPHFAFTQQSYVEGLLSLAAVPACLYAGWLLWGGRDSLYVLSRAVAAMGVVYFPFETIAPLKRGLILIVTGQTGWLMAQLGYRPELVEGPILGYENAYVFTTPEGHQLLFEIVLACTGLGSMAIFVGLIAAVRAPLGRKLRALAVSIPIIWLLNVLRTTFIGITFGNQYLQLFVDEVLLLFGSSDPYMVSFFLSDRVISQVLAVVALVGITYLVVRQLPELVTVIEDVLYMITKEEYDLLESLDLPREPVRSDR; encoded by the coding sequence ATGGCGAGTCCCCTCACCGACCTGCTCGGGTGGGTGCTGATCGCGACGTTCCTCGCGGCCGCCGGCACCGAGCACCTCCACCGCCGCGCGACCGGCACCGGCCGACTCGCGTCGCTCGGTCGCCGCCTCGACGCGCACGCGGTCGCCCCCGAGCGCGTGCTCGCGACCGCCGGCTGGGTGCTGTTCGCGCTGTTCTGGCTGCTCCTGTTCCCGCACTTCGCGTTCACGCAGCAGAGCTACGTCGAGGGACTGCTCTCGCTGGCGGCGGTGCCGGCGTGCCTGTACGCGGGGTGGCTGCTGTGGGGCGGTCGCGACTCGCTGTACGTCCTCTCGCGGGCGGTGGCGGCGATGGGCGTCGTCTACTTCCCGTTCGAGACGATAGCGCCGCTCAAGCGCGGCCTGATCTTGATCGTCACCGGGCAGACCGGCTGGCTGATGGCACAGTTGGGCTACCGACCCGAACTCGTCGAGGGACCGATCCTCGGCTACGAGAACGCGTACGTGTTCACGACGCCGGAGGGCCACCAGCTCCTGTTCGAGATCGTTCTCGCGTGCACGGGGCTGGGGAGCATGGCCATCTTCGTCGGACTCATCGCCGCGGTCCGCGCGCCGCTGGGCCGCAAGCTCCGCGCCCTCGCCGTCTCCATCCCGATCATCTGGCTGTTGAACGTGCTCCGGACGACGTTCATCGGGATCACGTTCGGCAACCAGTACCTCCAGCTGTTCGTCGACGAGGTGTTGCTGCTGTTCGGGTCGAGCGACCCGTACATGGTGTCGTTTTTCCTCTCCGACCGGGTCATCTCGCAGGTGCTCGCGGTCGTCGCGCTCGTCGGCATCACCTACCTCGTCGTGCGCCAACTCCCCGAACTCGTCACCGTGATCGAAGACGTCCTCTACATGATCACCAAGGAGGAGTACGACCTGCTGGAGTCGCTCGACCTCCCGCGCGAGCCGGTCCGATCGGACCGATAG
- a CDS encoding BGTF surface domain-containing protein, whose protein sequence is MTDYNNKIRALILAALMVFSVFAGTVAFTGTAAASATSYTGVSADDITTGDSSFSQEVIVEVQLNSNGNETVEFDVSNVPSGVSYSGASFSTNDSSNITLSAQETDFSDDVVSVNANNTAGSSVTFNLTATLTGDATGASTTSGVNIDTTAVDAGTNEQVQFDIVTNGVDDTTFDDGGIVFIGQTAAYDAADADSGAVNNSYSLYERVDSETGSPVRSLSVSNGWVNASTSGLEAGTTYFISNNGQNPSNADITFTVREQDFTAEFDEDTVDNNGETEVLLELASTNRQTDYNVTVESEDLDDDELVDIFSEFDAYDADVDDDSSTDEDGVEITVANGEQESNTNFSDIDGGEYNFTFEVTDTDAEADASITVNDVGEGELDLQNSTTTVTQGGVALITVEMSDAASSGTLVIGDESEDGYQTNVSISDDDDDGQVTVAFNTYRAGNASLGQQVALAGDSVGEDDLTLNSTQNQTDLNDILDSGDYIVSVSTSSSAEDTLDSPDNVGTLVLTEPQAPNQVLWRTSQDVLSDVEDADDEDRAAAIVDAVENGQVTQTDTLAVDGDGSATQSDVLVHQLTAPSITGILGNNAESGDVTSEFASAVQSNNSMNDANLNVVFEEQDPGANQDPATLNLADALNSNSGVANALTVIYDGEGTYYVFVDYDAIPSAAVTDGPFQDGDDVDVDISVQDDRLLGLDDDLTEDEQDEQYQTTSANFSIEEAEGSFDLNSDDLVAVTASEDAQVTGTTNVAPGTEFTVRVQSTGDTQPRFFNSETVTVQEDGTFNATFDLSQQSTGDEFTASVRQAAFSLSEDGVVVDSVSETTEPPETTEPPEETTEPPEETTEPPATTEPPAETSEPPATTAEPTSTSTPGFGAVLAVIALIGAALLAVRRDN, encoded by the coding sequence ATGACAGACTATAACAACAAGATCCGCGCCCTGATCCTGGCGGCGCTGATGGTGTTCTCCGTCTTCGCGGGCACCGTCGCGTTCACCGGGACAGCGGCCGCGTCCGCCACATCCTATACCGGGGTGTCGGCCGATGACATCACCACTGGTGACTCCAGCTTCTCGCAGGAAGTCATCGTGGAGGTCCAGCTGAACAGCAACGGAAACGAGACTGTGGAGTTCGACGTGAGCAACGTGCCGAGCGGTGTGAGCTACTCCGGTGCTTCGTTCAGCACCAACGACAGTAGTAACATCACGCTCAGTGCGCAGGAGACCGACTTCTCCGACGACGTGGTCTCCGTCAACGCCAACAACACCGCCGGCTCGTCCGTGACGTTCAACCTCACGGCCACGCTGACCGGTGACGCGACCGGCGCGTCCACCACCAGCGGTGTGAACATTGACACGACTGCTGTTGACGCTGGCACCAACGAACAGGTCCAGTTCGACATCGTCACTAACGGCGTCGACGACACCACCTTCGACGATGGTGGCATCGTCTTCATCGGCCAGACGGCCGCCTACGACGCTGCCGACGCCGACAGCGGCGCCGTCAACAACAGCTACTCGCTCTACGAGCGTGTCGACTCCGAGACCGGTTCGCCGGTTCGCTCGCTGAGCGTGTCCAACGGCTGGGTCAACGCCAGTACGTCCGGCCTCGAGGCTGGCACGACGTACTTCATCTCGAACAACGGCCAGAACCCCAGCAACGCGGACATCACGTTCACGGTCCGCGAGCAGGACTTCACGGCTGAGTTCGACGAGGACACCGTTGACAACAACGGCGAGACCGAGGTTCTCCTCGAGCTCGCCTCCACGAACCGCCAGACCGACTACAACGTCACCGTCGAGTCCGAAGACCTCGACGACGACGAACTCGTCGACATCTTCAGCGAATTCGACGCGTACGACGCTGACGTCGACGACGACTCCAGCACCGACGAGGACGGTGTCGAGATCACCGTCGCGAACGGCGAGCAGGAGTCCAACACCAACTTCTCGGACATCGACGGCGGCGAGTACAACTTCACCTTCGAAGTCACTGACACGGACGCCGAGGCCGACGCCTCGATCACCGTGAACGACGTCGGTGAAGGCGAACTCGACCTCCAGAACAGCACGACCACCGTCACCCAGGGTGGCGTCGCGCTCATCACGGTCGAGATGAGCGACGCCGCGTCCTCGGGCACGCTCGTCATCGGTGACGAGAGTGAGGACGGCTACCAGACCAACGTCTCCATCAGCGACGATGACGACGACGGTCAGGTCACGGTCGCGTTCAACACCTACCGCGCGGGTAACGCGTCGCTGGGTCAGCAGGTCGCGCTGGCGGGCGACAGTGTGGGCGAGGACGACCTCACCCTCAACTCGACCCAGAACCAGACCGACCTGAACGACATCCTCGACTCCGGCGACTACATCGTCTCCGTGAGTACGTCGAGCAGCGCTGAGGACACGCTCGACAGCCCGGACAACGTCGGCACGCTCGTGCTGACCGAGCCCCAGGCGCCCAACCAGGTCCTCTGGCGGACGAGCCAGGACGTCCTGAGCGACGTCGAGGACGCTGACGACGAGGACCGCGCGGCGGCCATCGTCGACGCCGTCGAGAACGGCCAGGTGACGCAGACGGACACGCTCGCTGTTGACGGCGACGGCAGCGCTACTCAGAGCGACGTGCTCGTCCACCAGCTCACCGCCCCGTCGATCACGGGCATCCTCGGCAACAACGCCGAGTCCGGTGACGTCACCTCCGAGTTCGCATCGGCAGTGCAGTCGAACAACTCGATGAACGACGCGAACCTGAACGTCGTCTTCGAGGAGCAGGACCCCGGTGCGAACCAGGATCCGGCTACGCTGAACCTCGCTGACGCCCTCAACAGCAACTCGGGCGTCGCGAACGCGCTGACCGTCATCTACGACGGTGAGGGCACCTACTACGTCTTCGTCGACTACGACGCCATCCCGAGCGCGGCCGTGACGGACGGCCCGTTCCAGGACGGTGACGACGTCGACGTCGACATCTCCGTGCAGGACGACCGTCTGCTCGGCCTCGATGACGACCTCACCGAGGACGAGCAGGACGAGCAGTACCAGACCACCTCGGCGAACTTCTCCATCGAGGAGGCCGAGGGTAGCTTCGACCTGAACAGCGACGACCTCGTGGCCGTCACGGCCTCCGAGGACGCTCAGGTCACGGGTACGACGAACGTCGCACCCGGGACGGAGTTCACCGTGCGCGTGCAGTCGACCGGCGACACGCAGCCGCGCTTCTTCAACTCCGAGACCGTGACCGTCCAGGAGGACGGCACGTTCAACGCCACCTTCGACCTCAGCCAGCAGTCCACCGGTGACGAGTTCACCGCGAGCGTTCGTCAGGCTGCCTTCTCGCTGAGCGAGGACGGCGTCGTCGTCGACTCGGTCTCCGAGACGACGGAGCCGCCGGAGACGACGGAGCCGCCGGAGGAGACGACGGAGCCGCCGGAGGAGACGACGGAGCCGCCGGCGACCACCGAGCCGCCCGCGGAGACGTCGGAGCCGCCGGCGACCACCGCTGAGCCGACGTCCACCTCGACGCCCGGCTTCGGCGCTGTCCTCGCAGTCATCGCCCTCATCGGCGCTGCGCTGCTGGCAGTCCGCCGCGACAACTAA
- a CDS encoding BGTF surface domain-containing protein has product MATFTVRLNDSGGSATVVVGNESETGYQANVSVTDADADGVVTFAFNTYAAGTAAGDDVVWLVGDSRSDRLAFDDTESQTELDSLLDAGDYLVSVGTTDDPAAVLDSPAFVGALFVTEREDPSQSLWRTTRDTLSDVREAGDNETRSAATAVGTAVVNERLTRTETLAFTPGDSNSDVLVVRLTVPGLSGVLGPAADADVTDEFAAALTTNATGETPLRIALAEATPGQNRDPVSVDIGEALSAGSGIEDALTVVSVGGDTYYVFVDYDAVAAGAFDGANTSFEDGDEIAVNSSLQDARLLDVDTNETAAAEGSSEYPTASTEFTLEAAEGGFDLTEDDLVATAVSENATVTGTTNVAPGTTFSVVVRSSEEAQSSFFESRTVVVASDGTFAASFDLSAGSPGDAFEVRVSRAPFSAAADGVLIEGNATGAAGAGLSSVP; this is encoded by the coding sequence GTGGCGACCTTCACCGTCCGGCTGAACGACTCCGGCGGCTCCGCGACCGTCGTCGTCGGCAACGAGAGCGAAACCGGCTACCAAGCCAACGTGTCGGTCACCGACGCCGACGCCGACGGCGTCGTCACCTTCGCGTTCAACACCTACGCCGCGGGCACCGCCGCCGGCGACGACGTCGTCTGGTTGGTCGGCGACAGCCGGTCCGACCGGCTCGCGTTCGACGACACCGAGAGTCAAACCGAGTTGGACTCCCTCCTCGACGCGGGCGACTACCTCGTCTCCGTCGGGACGACCGACGACCCCGCCGCCGTTCTCGACAGCCCCGCGTTCGTCGGGGCGCTGTTCGTCACCGAGCGCGAGGACCCGTCACAGTCGCTCTGGCGAACGACTCGGGACACGCTATCGGACGTTCGGGAGGCCGGCGACAACGAGACCCGCTCTGCCGCGACAGCCGTCGGTACCGCCGTGGTGAACGAACGGCTGACGCGGACCGAGACGCTGGCGTTCACGCCCGGCGACTCGAACAGCGACGTGCTCGTCGTCCGGCTCACCGTTCCGGGGCTGTCGGGCGTGCTCGGTCCCGCCGCCGACGCCGACGTCACGGACGAGTTCGCGGCGGCCCTCACCACGAACGCCACCGGCGAGACGCCCCTTCGGATCGCGCTCGCGGAGGCGACCCCGGGACAGAACCGAGACCCCGTCTCGGTCGACATCGGCGAGGCGCTCTCGGCGGGATCGGGGATCGAGGACGCGCTCACGGTCGTCTCCGTCGGCGGGGACACGTACTACGTGTTCGTGGACTACGACGCCGTGGCAGCCGGCGCGTTCGACGGGGCGAACACCTCCTTCGAGGACGGCGACGAGATCGCCGTCAACAGTTCCTTGCAGGACGCGCGGCTGCTCGACGTCGACACGAACGAGACGGCTGCCGCGGAGGGGTCGTCCGAGTACCCGACCGCGTCGACGGAGTTCACGCTCGAGGCGGCCGAGGGAGGCTTCGATCTGACCGAGGACGACCTCGTGGCGACGGCGGTCTCGGAGAACGCGACGGTGACCGGTACGACGAACGTCGCGCCGGGTACGACGTTCTCGGTCGTCGTTCGCTCGTCCGAGGAGGCGCAGTCGTCGTTCTTCGAGAGCCGGACGGTCGTCGTCGCGAGCGACGGCACCTTCGCGGCGTCGTTCGACCTGAGCGCGGGGTCACCCGGGGACGCCTTCGAAGTGCGTGTCTCCCGAGCACCCTTCTCGGCGGCGGCCGACGGGGTGTTGATCGAGGGGAACGCGACGGGTGCCGCCGGAGCGGGGCTGTCGAGCGTGCCGTGA
- a CDS encoding DUF7344 domain-containing protein, with the protein MGSGQLERGEQTGPSHDSEDDISRENIFETLSNERRRMVVDSLRDDGAVELRELSRRVAGWENDVEPEAVTSTQRRRVYNALQQSHLPKMDANGIVEYDRDRGTVEPADALSDVTVYLEVVPEEEISWGTYYTLLGTVLLLLNAAVALGLSPFSLFGVGITAVCSAACVVISGLVHVLRQRSMAL; encoded by the coding sequence ATGGGGTCGGGCCAACTCGAACGCGGCGAACAGACGGGGCCGTCGCACGACTCCGAGGACGACATCTCACGGGAGAACATCTTCGAGACGCTGAGCAACGAGCGTCGGCGGATGGTCGTCGACTCGCTTCGAGACGACGGTGCCGTCGAGTTACGGGAGCTGTCCCGACGGGTCGCGGGGTGGGAGAACGACGTCGAGCCGGAGGCGGTCACGTCGACACAGCGCCGGCGCGTGTACAACGCGCTCCAGCAGTCACACCTCCCGAAGATGGACGCCAACGGGATCGTTGAGTACGACCGCGACCGCGGCACGGTCGAGCCGGCGGACGCGCTCTCCGACGTGACCGTCTACCTTGAGGTCGTCCCCGAGGAGGAGATCTCGTGGGGGACCTACTACACGCTGCTCGGGACGGTGTTGCTGCTGTTGAACGCCGCCGTCGCGCTCGGTCTCTCCCCGTTCTCGCTGTTCGGAGTCGGGATCACCGCGGTCTGTTCGGCGGCGTGTGTCGTGATCTCGGGGCTGGTCCACGTCCTGCGACAGCGGAGTATGGCGTTGTAA
- a CDS encoding PGF-pre-PGF domain-containing protein, protein MDTPDTDDDAGPLDRLFTKRTAIVVVVAGIIALGAGAGITSTFFDSGVQQVVAQDGPDGASASVSIADGSTASVSFAGTGVAEPTSGAGLRRLNVSVGRGGDLDLSGVSKVDETAVESPPTNRTAGYLSIDHAGDAEIDSVTFTFEVTESTLAQSGIDPGNVTLHRLDDGEWQPLETALQSSTNGVYTYQAVSPGLSVFAVGDTPTDADADAPDRDESGEDDAAEPTSTEPPETTEPPSEPEPSTATPEAEGATDTSDMDSETSADSNTGGDDDSSGSSGAPSGGSDSTDPVFTLSVATEPSIESVDDDRGDVDVVEGEVDGTATWSEPSATEIMITVSISDGTTTRELREANASVTNQTKVALEDVLEDTRLLYLTGVEAEAFSVAIDGETRTYERTVTVNVTLFRGAEELTTVRDTETLDFTVTNEAASGSGSGGSNAGAE, encoded by the coding sequence ATGGACACACCTGATACCGACGACGACGCCGGACCGCTCGATCGGCTGTTCACGAAGCGGACGGCGATCGTCGTCGTCGTCGCTGGGATCATCGCGTTAGGTGCTGGTGCCGGGATCACCTCCACGTTCTTCGACTCCGGCGTGCAGCAAGTGGTGGCCCAGGATGGACCGGATGGCGCGAGCGCGTCGGTGAGCATCGCGGACGGCTCGACGGCGAGCGTCTCGTTCGCCGGGACGGGTGTCGCGGAACCGACATCCGGTGCCGGTCTCCGACGGCTGAACGTCTCTGTCGGTCGAGGCGGCGATCTCGACCTCTCGGGCGTCTCGAAGGTAGATGAAACTGCAGTCGAGTCACCACCGACGAACCGGACAGCGGGCTACCTGTCGATCGATCACGCCGGTGATGCCGAGATCGACAGTGTGACCTTCACGTTCGAAGTCACCGAGTCCACACTCGCCCAGTCGGGGATCGACCCGGGGAACGTCACGCTACACCGCCTCGACGACGGCGAGTGGCAGCCTCTGGAGACCGCATTGCAGTCGAGCACGAACGGCGTGTACACCTATCAGGCGGTTTCCCCCGGGCTGTCGGTGTTCGCCGTTGGAGATACACCGACAGATGCGGACGCCGACGCCCCCGACCGGGACGAGTCCGGTGAGGATGACGCTGCGGAGCCGACGTCCACGGAACCGCCGGAGACAACCGAGCCGCCGAGCGAACCCGAGCCGTCGACAGCGACACCGGAAGCTGAAGGCGCTACCGACACCAGCGACATGGATTCGGAGACGAGTGCGGACAGCAATACAGGTGGAGACGACGACTCGTCGGGCAGTTCCGGCGCACCGTCTGGAGGTAGTGACTCCACGGACCCGGTGTTCACACTCTCGGTCGCCACAGAACCGTCCATCGAATCCGTCGACGACGATCGCGGTGACGTCGACGTGGTCGAAGGGGAGGTCGATGGCACAGCAACATGGTCGGAGCCGAGCGCGACAGAGATCATGATCACGGTTTCGATCAGTGACGGAACAACGACGCGTGAGCTTCGAGAAGCAAACGCCAGCGTGACCAACCAGACGAAAGTGGCCCTCGAGGACGTGCTGGAGGACACGCGACTGCTGTACCTGACTGGCGTCGAAGCGGAGGCGTTCTCCGTCGCCATCGACGGGGAGACGCGCACCTACGAACGAACGGTTACGGTGAACGTGACGCTGTTCAGGGGCGCCGAGGAACTCACAACAGTACGCGACACCGAGACGCTCGACTTCACCGTGACCAACGAGGCGGCGTCGGGTTCTGGCTCTGGCGGATCGAACGCCGGTGCAGAGTAG
- a CDS encoding AI-2E family transporter translates to MNEKRLVVALFGVVVAVVLGALAYRFVAAFTVSVFLYYSTRRYYRSLARFRLPPRIRAAVVMSSLAVPLVLLISYAAILLVVEARQFVTDTALVSAAAADVAWFAAIDRIPEFTARGVYEAYRSGDLEPFVEFATANAAFLTTVVSEFVLNLFIVVIATYYLLVDGDRINAWLLRFDDDAIVREYLEAVDDELESVLFGNLLNVVAISLIAIGTFSAYNAVVPAAVRVPYPALAGALTGIASLVPVVGMKVVYVPLTVATALPVVLAGSIPQLGYVVGFFLVAVVVVDTIPDLVLRPLLSGDETHVGLLMLAYTIGPVVLGFYGLFFAPIALVVGLTFANTALPRLLGVDDRQRTFSDPGPEGTVEPTPADGDRAEETTADPG, encoded by the coding sequence GTGAACGAGAAGCGACTCGTCGTCGCGCTGTTCGGGGTCGTCGTCGCGGTCGTCCTCGGGGCGCTCGCGTACCGGTTCGTCGCCGCGTTCACCGTCTCGGTGTTCCTCTACTACTCCACCCGCCGGTACTACCGCTCGCTGGCTCGCTTCCGACTGCCGCCGCGGATCCGTGCGGCCGTCGTCATGTCGTCGCTGGCGGTCCCGCTCGTGTTGCTCATCAGCTACGCCGCGATCCTCCTTGTCGTCGAGGCGCGCCAGTTCGTCACCGACACCGCGCTCGTCAGCGCCGCCGCCGCCGACGTCGCGTGGTTCGCGGCGATCGACCGCATCCCGGAGTTCACGGCTCGGGGCGTGTACGAGGCGTACCGGTCAGGCGACCTGGAACCGTTCGTCGAGTTCGCGACCGCCAACGCCGCCTTCCTCACGACGGTCGTCTCGGAGTTCGTGCTCAACCTCTTCATCGTCGTCATCGCCACGTACTACCTCCTCGTCGACGGCGACCGGATCAACGCGTGGCTCCTCCGGTTCGACGACGACGCGATCGTCCGCGAGTACCTCGAAGCCGTCGACGACGAACTCGAATCGGTACTGTTCGGAAACCTCCTCAACGTCGTCGCGATCTCGCTGATCGCGATCGGCACGTTCAGCGCGTACAACGCCGTCGTCCCGGCGGCCGTTCGGGTGCCGTACCCCGCGCTCGCGGGGGCGCTCACCGGCATCGCGAGCCTCGTGCCCGTCGTCGGCATGAAAGTCGTCTACGTCCCCCTGACGGTCGCCACGGCGCTCCCCGTCGTGCTCGCCGGGTCGATCCCGCAGCTCGGGTACGTGGTCGGGTTCTTCCTCGTCGCGGTGGTCGTGGTCGACACGATCCCCGACCTGGTGCTTCGCCCCCTGCTGAGCGGCGACGAGACCCACGTCGGTCTCCTCATGCTCGCGTACACGATCGGTCCGGTCGTGCTCGGCTTCTACGGGCTGTTCTTCGCGCCGATCGCGCTCGTCGTCGGACTCACGTTCGCCAACACCGCGCTGCCGCGGCTCCTCGGTGTCGACGACCGACAGCGGACGTTCTCGGACCCCGGGCCCGAGGGGACCGTGGAGCCGACGCCGGCGGACGGCGACCGCGCCGAGGAGACGACAGCCGACCCCGGGTGA
- a CDS encoding VOC family protein, with amino-acid sequence MAYTLDHVMMRVEDDEAALDWYTTHLDYEVKGEMDGGSFTNYFLGPEEMHEDGAILELTYNHGDHSYEMGDAWGHIAVRVEDVEEAYYELMDEGVEDYRPPEENPGYAFVKDPDGHEIEIVERDHGARWSIDHTMIRVEDATEALGYWTRTFEYEHTGRWEADSFANYFMKPEGAAEEAMAVELTYNYDGRSYDMGDAWGHLAVRGDDLDDDWEALMTRESEDYRDPESCDHNYAFTKDPDGHEIELIER; translated from the coding sequence ATGGCGTACACACTGGATCACGTGATGATGCGGGTGGAGGACGACGAGGCGGCGCTCGACTGGTACACCACCCACCTCGACTACGAGGTCAAGGGGGAGATGGACGGCGGGAGCTTCACGAACTACTTCCTCGGGCCCGAGGAGATGCACGAGGACGGCGCGATCCTCGAACTCACCTACAATCACGGCGACCACAGCTACGAGATGGGCGACGCGTGGGGCCACATCGCCGTCCGCGTCGAGGACGTCGAGGAAGCCTACTACGAGCTGATGGACGAGGGCGTCGAGGACTATCGCCCGCCCGAGGAGAACCCCGGCTACGCGTTCGTCAAGGACCCCGACGGCCACGAGATCGAGATCGTCGAACGCGACCACGGGGCGCGCTGGTCGATCGACCACACGATGATCCGCGTCGAGGACGCCACCGAGGCGCTCGGCTACTGGACGCGCACGTTCGAGTACGAACACACCGGCCGCTGGGAAGCCGACTCGTTCGCGAACTACTTCATGAAGCCCGAGGGCGCCGCCGAGGAGGCGATGGCGGTCGAACTCACGTACAACTACGACGGGCGCAGCTACGACATGGGCGACGCGTGGGGCCACCTCGCGGTCCGCGGCGACGACCTCGACGACGACTGGGAGGCGCTCATGACGCGGGAGTCGGAGGACTACCGCGACCCCGAGTCCTGTGACCACAACTACGCGTTCACGAAGGACCCCGACGGCCACGAGATCGAACTGATCGAGCGGTAG